The Nothobranchius furzeri strain GRZ-AD chromosome 6, NfurGRZ-RIMD1, whole genome shotgun sequence genome includes a region encoding these proteins:
- the arhgap27l gene encoding rho GTPase-activating protein 27, with protein MAVPSPLLSRGLGLVLVEFEYEYEGRDGVLVSIKPNERYILLSKTNDHWWQVRKDSNSKPFYIPAKYVKELPPDFPSPLDFTDPPTPKQVLHPVVAPVPVAVPVPKPLEELSRTRTKQSDEVLISLRPAASNRQQKVDNRMSTFGVMMDVSDLAHMGPQLPKTPSVASTESATSTASRTTNMVDCKKQPHLSSLDDQKDSGKSRVPSFSPADPKSMTRPQNQPIPVKMPVVPPSSMSSPSKGGHEKKEEQQMEEEVAEEEISTESSEEEEESPKEVDSHHIYESIQDLNLDLEALHRKPEGPAAPAEPVQPAPVQPAHASPTTKDQGSLDPKSVIYTNVSFLKKSSQPQISVTQPPADPVPPDPTVFSFSPPSSLTSPASPANLQDGWQVHTDHDSGKSYYYHPATRQTTWSHHNSLTPAGDTGLSSPLSPASSQGSGDWEQLMDETSGRIYFHNPNTGATSWSVPEPQSPMSSPGSTASRPQDNRPPPLPKEDYPDGAKDDTVFTTQQQQQQQQGLIHRAQLEQKDTNIQHKQQEKGLMGNGVCDEGVVLQVRNLRHSIAEETFTPGHRRITSDVTEASRKPSLDSPQLSSKHRLRRNLSNQGTDFNQLGVHGHVLEKAGIVNKTKVVDNSKKIRKNWSQSWTVLHGGILTFYKDPKSTPVGSASKASQIVPEYTVELKGASIQWATKDKSSKKHVLELKTRQGCEYLMQSDAENIIFDWFKVVQDTIQQLGPQHHPEHRNLSDDEDEAGSDREDRDKKRLPSRNSSELDPEQSRVRRKLKRFLQRRPTLQSVKEKGYIRDNVFGCHLDTLCHRENTTIPKFVEKCIKTVERRGLDVDGIYRVNGNLAVIQKLRHKADHEEQLDLEDGQWEEIHVVTGALKLFFRELPEPLFPFSSFEKFICAIQLPDYSLRVSYVKDLVRSLPLPNYDTMELLFKHLCRVVEHKESNRMSVQSVAIVFGPTLLRPQAESANMTVHMVFQSQIVELMLNQYKNIFSER; from the exons ATGGCTGTGCCCTCCCCCCTGTTAAGCAGAG GGCTGGGTCTGGTCCTGGTGGAGTTTGAGTATGAATATGAAGGTCGGGACGGGGTTCTTGTCTCCATCAAACCCAATGAGCGCTACATTCTGCTGTCCAAGACCAACGACCACTGGTGGCAAGTCAGAAAGGACAGCAACTCCAAACCCTTCTACATCCCTGCCAAGTACGTCAAAGAGCTGCCCCCTGACTTCCCGTCTCCACTGGACTTCACTGACCCACCCACTCCAAAACAGGTGCTACATCCTGTGGTGGCTCCTGTTCCTGTTGCTGTCCCTGTTCCTAAACctctagaagagctcagcagaaccagaaccaaacaaAGTGATGAGGTGCTAATCAGCCTCAGGCCTGCTGCCTCCAATCGACAACAGAAAGTCGACAATCGCATGTCCACCTTTGGTGTAATGATGGATGTGTCAGACCTGGCACATATGGGACCACAGCTCCCCAAAACCCCCTCTGTTGCTTCTACAGAATCTGCAACCTCTACGGCAAGTCGGACTACAAACATGGTGGACTGTAAAAAGCAGCCTCATTTGTCGAGTCTAGATGACCAGAAGGATTCTGGGAAATCTCGAGTTCCCAGTTTTAGTCCAGCAGACCCTAAGAGCATGACCCGGCCGCAGAACCAGCCCATCCCAGTGAAGATGCCAGTGGTTCCTCCCAGTAGCATGTCCTCACCATCAAAGGGTGGCCATGAGAAaaaggaggagcagcagatggaggaggaggtggcaGAGGAGGAGATAAGCACAGAAAGCAGCGAAGAAGAGGAGGAGTCACCGAAGGAGGTAGACTCCCACCACATCTACGAGTCCATCCAGGACCTGAACCTGGACCTGGAGGCTCTGCACAGAAAACCAGAAGGTCCAGCAGCTCCGGCTGAACCTGTACAACCTGCACCTGTACAACCTGCTCATGCTTCACCCACCACAAAG gatCAAGGCTCACTTGACCCTAAGTCGGTAATATACACCAACGTTTCCTTCCTGAAAAAATCATCCCAACCTCAGATCTCCGttacccagcctccagcagaccCTGTCCCACCAGATCCCACAGTCTTTTCATTTAGCCCCCCTTCCAGTCTGACAAGCCCCGCTTCCCCCGCTAACCTGCAGGATGGATGGCAG GTGCACACTGACCATGACAGTGGGAAGTCATATTATTACCATCCAGCAACCAGACAAACCACCTGGTCCCATCACAATAGCCTGACACCGGCTGGAGACACAGGTCTGTCCAGTCCACTCTCCCCAGCTTCCTCTCAG GGCTCCGGGGATTGGGAGCAGCTTATGGATgaaacatcaggaagaatctactTCCATAATCCCAATACAGGTGCCACATCCTGGTCTGTCCCAGAGCCACAGTCCCCCATGTCGTCACCTGGATCTACAGCCAGCAGGCCGCAGGACAACAGGCCG CCTCCCCTCCCAAAAGAGGACTACCCGGATGGAGCCAAAGATGATACTGTCTTTACAACG cagcagcagcagcagcagcagcagggtttAATACACCGAGCTCAGCtggagcagaaggacacaaacatCCAGCACAAGCAGCAGGAG AAAGGGCTGATGGGAAATGGAGTTTGTGATGAAGGAGTGGTTTTGCAGGTCAGAAACCTGAGACACAGCATCGCTGAAGAA ACATTCACACCTGGACACAGGAGGATCACTTCAGATGTCACAGAAGCTTCCAGAAAGCCTTCCCTTGACAGTCCACAG CTCTCTAGTAAACACAGATTGAGAAGGAATCTGTCCAATCAGGGCACAGACTTCAACCAGCTGGGTGTACAT GGCCatgtgctggaaaaagcaggaatcgTCAACAAGACTAAGGTGGTTGACAACAGCAAGAAGATCAG aaagaACTGGAGTCAGTCCTGGACCGTCCTCCATGGGGGGATTCTGACCTTTTACAAAGACCCCAAATCTACTCCTGTTGGCAGTGCT AGCAAAGCTTCACAGATCGTTCCAGAGTACACGGTGGAACTGAAGGGAGCCTCGATTCAATGGGCTACCAAAGACAAGTCTTCCAAGAAGCATGTCCTTGAG ctaaaAACTCGCCAGGGTTGTGAGTATCTGATGCAGTCTGATGCTGAAAACATCATCTTTGACTGGTTCAAGGTGGTCCAGGACACCATTCAACAGCTGGGGCCACAACACCATCCG GAACACAGGAATCTGAGCGATGATGAAGACGAGGCGGGTTCTGATCGGGAGGACAGAGACAAGAAGAGGCTAC CCAGCAGAAATTCTTCAGAGCTGGACCCTGAGCAGAGCCGAGTACGACGCAAACTGAAACGTTTCCTCCAGCGAAGGCCAACACTCCAAAGCGTCAAAGAGAAGGGATACATAAGAG ATAATGTGTTTGGATGTCACCTGGATACGCTCTGCCATCGAGAGAACACCACCATCCCAAAGTTTGTGGAGAAATGTATCAAAACTGTGGAGAGGAGAG GTCTGGATGTGGACGGGATTTACAGGGTGAACGGAAACCTGGCTGTGATCCAGAAACTACGGCACAAAGCAGATCACG AGGAACAACTGGACCTGGAGGATGGGCAGTGGGAGGAGATCCATGTGGTCACCGGAGCACTGAAGCTGTTCTTCAGAGAGCTTCCAGAGCCACTGTTTCCCTTCAGCAGCTTCGAGAAGTTCATATGCGCTATCC AACTTCCAGATTACAGCCTGAGAGTTTCCTATGTGAAGGATCTGGTCCGATCTCTGCCGCTGCCAAATTACGACACCATGGAGTTGCTCTTTAAACACCTGTGCAG GGTGGTCGAGCACAAAGAGTCCAACAGAATGTCAGTTCAGAGTGTGGCCATCGTGTTTGGACCCACCCTGCTTCGTCCGCAGGCCGAGTCTGCCAACATGACGGTCCACATGGTGTTCCAGAGCCAGATCGTGGAGCTCATGCTCAACCAGTACAAGAACATTTTCTCTGAGAGGTAG
- the dnaaf19 gene encoding coiled-coil domain-containing protein 103 isoform X1 produces MGTGAVMSQQDVINFAALEQELRAAVESERRYQRENETKLRAVTNRVSYEQFRDLVLTSHLKPLEKKDKDRAPRSQSWNPIAPGNM; encoded by the exons ATGGGAACA GGGGCAGTGATGTCACAGCAAGATGTCATAAACTTTGCAGCCCTGGAGCAAGAGCTTCGAGCAGCAGTCGAGTCAGAGAGACGATACCAACGTGAGAACGAGACCAAGCTGAGAGCGGTCACCAATCGAGTCAGCTACGAACAGTTCAG AGACCTTGTCCTGACCTCTCACCTGAAGCCCCTGGAAAAGAAGGACAAAGACAGAGCTCCACGGAGCCAGAGCTGGAATCCCATCGCTCCGGGCAACATGTGA
- the dnaaf19 gene encoding coiled-coil domain-containing protein 103 isoform X2, producing MSQQDVINFAALEQELRAAVESERRYQRENETKLRAVTNRVSYEQFRDLVLTSHLKPLEKKDKDRAPRSQSWNPIAPGNM from the exons ATGTCACAGCAAGATGTCATAAACTTTGCAGCCCTGGAGCAAGAGCTTCGAGCAGCAGTCGAGTCAGAGAGACGATACCAACGTGAGAACGAGACCAAGCTGAGAGCGGTCACCAATCGAGTCAGCTACGAACAGTTCAG AGACCTTGTCCTGACCTCTCACCTGAAGCCCCTGGAAAAGAAGGACAAAGACAGAGCTCCACGGAGCCAGAGCTGGAATCCCATCGCTCCGGGCAACATGTGA